The Brachyhypopomus gauderio isolate BG-103 chromosome 19, BGAUD_0.2, whole genome shotgun sequence DNA segment GGAAGGGAACCTTCTTACTAGTCTGACCCCAGGTACATTTGCTTCTTCTGACCTGAGGAACTTGGAGACCTTGGGTTTGTCCGACAACCTTATCACCTATGTGGGCCTGGACAGCTTCCACAACCTGCCACGTCTCCGTAGCCTGGATCTATCTCGCAACAGACTGCAGAATGCACCCAATGCTTTCTCATATCTTTCCTGGCTCACATTGCTAAACTTGGACCTTAATCGTTGGAACTGCACATGTGAGCTGAGAGAACTGGTTTCTTTTCTCAGTGGTTTCATTCAGTCTCCAGGCAAAGTGTTGCACAATGGGCAAAGAATGGCTTGTGAAACCTCAGAAAACCCAGCAGTACAGATGGTGCTGGAGCTAACTGAAGCCAACTGTGCACCAGCTAACAAAAATACTTCAAGGAAAGTTGCTGTTAAAGGTTCCATTACAACTGAGCACTACATCAGAGATGTTGCTATCTCTGCATCCTGTTCCTTTCTGGGTAAGGGTTCACTGCTCAAGGACCCCTTCATTAACCAATATTTCTTTTATTTAATCTGTGGAATTTCTGACACTGGATAATTATGTATGTTTGCTATGTTGCAGGTGGTGCCGCTATTGTGCTTGGAGTACTGGCACTTGTATACAGGAAACTGAACAAGAGATTTACACTTTGGAAAGTAAAGAAAGGAACTGAGTGCCAGTCTGTTCAGGCATCTACCCAGTGGGACTATTCTGAAGACAAGGAAGCTCTTTCAATGTGTTATGCACTGCATAACAGCAACTACAAAGACCATCAGCCATGGGACAGGGATACTTCATATGAAATTTCACCACGCACAATGAACAGCCAGTTCATATGTCACAACTGCTGTTCAGGAGATCTCGGAACAGGCTacgaggaggggaggtggaggaaacAGACTTTGCTGCAGAGATCCAATCAAATGGGAATTCAGCTGAACAGAAAAGATGATTGGTCAGCCCATGCTAAAAGTGACCAATGGAAAGACACTGCAGGAAAGTTAAGGTTCAAAGGTGACTACTTTTGCTTTCAGAATCCAGATTTTTTTTATACCTCTAAAACATCATTACTCATTACTTCTAAAACATGTTTATTATTTACAGATGTTAGACTTCAAAGATTTACTGAACAAGGTGACTCAACTACCTACCATTTTCAAACTCAAGAAAATGATCCTCGACATGGAGTTTCACAAGATCCATCAACCATGAGAATTCAACAGTCAGCTCTCAGAAGACACATATCAGTCACCCAAAGACAAACCTTCACCCCTAAAGAAGAAATGCACAACAACATGGAAGTTCATGGAAATCAAATAAACAAGCACCCATTGTTTAATCACCAACTTGAGCAATATAGTACTTTGCCTGTTTACCAAACCATCAATTGCTTGCACTGTCATCAAACTTATGAATACAGACAAGCTGAGAATAAAGACCAGAATATTATATTTAGAAATCACAAAGAGGGCATGTTGCCCAGAGGAGATCAAATGTCGGAGGCAATTCTGTACAAAAGTCCTTTAAATTCTAACATAGGTGAGGGTGAAGTCAGAGAGCAGAGAAATGTTACTTTTGCTTTACCGGGACCCATGAATGATGGTCTCACTGTACCCAGTAAAGCACTTGACAGATCTTACAGAATCAACAGCACAAAACCGTCCAAGAAGGTGAGGAAAAAATGCCGTTCAAGGCAAGGTAAGGCACCCGACAGAGTAAACGGGAAAAACCACAAACCCAGATCTCAGTTCAATAGGACATTAAAGGTGAAGTTAAACCTCAACCCTCTTAGGAAAGGCCTGGTTCACCCAAAGTCCAGCTCCGGCCTCAGGAACTATGAAACAGACGCAGTAAAAAAAGACAAACTTGCAAAGAGGAAGGTGAAAAAGGTTGGCAATAGTCAATCAGAACAGAAATCCGAAAAGGATAAAAAATCGAAGAAATCCACACATGATGGAAACAATTTGAGGACGTCCGAGTCGTCAGAACAGCTGCAGGAAAACAACGAGGTATCCAGTTCCAATCCTGAAAACAATAGTGACAACAAcaaagaaaattcaaatgatcATTGTGAAATTGCAGTAAATGGTACCACCTTCCCTGGTGATGCCAACACTGCGCCAACCAGCCAACAGGATGGAGTGGATTTCTCAACAACCCCCATTACATCAGGCCCCACTGTAGTTCAGGAATATCTGTCATCAGGTGATGGTTCACCAAAAAGAAGGATTAGATTGATTATACCTGAGAAAACCTCCAGCAGGCCTCAGACAGCACTTGAAAAGAAAATTAGATAAATGTTTGCCTGCTGTAAACATTAACTATGCCAAGTATCATTCTAAGTCAGTGTACATGCCCGGTCCTACAGTGTGATAAATGAAGTTTAGTTAAATGCTATGCAGAGACTGTGTCTGTATTTGTGAATTATTGTTTGATAATAAACACAGAATGTAATATTTGCTTTGTAGTTGTTCATTTAACAGTCCTGTTCAAGATCAATGTGGTTCACCCTATTCAATCTATTCTATTCAAGTACTAATCATTTATTTACCAGTCAGATAAGAGCAGCACAAAGTGCTGTCTCCATAGAATTACTCTTTATGGTCGAGTGATAAGGTATAGCAAGACATCAAATCACTGTACTTGAAAAGGGTTCATTGCACATGCATCTACTGTGACAGGACAGAGCTTTACACTAATACAACAGAGCAAGCAACAAGAAAGCTAAAATATACAGCATAATGGTTTACCAGCAAAAGgaaaaaacagaagaaaacaaaaaagatGAGGAAGAATACGATGAAAAAAAACAGAAGTCTGTATTGGGAATTTTCACCAAAAAGCAGTTCACCATGTTGTGTGTTGGGGCTGGTCTAGTTGTGCTTCTACTTATCATCACGGTAACCTCAGTCGTTGTAACTCTGAATACAGACACAGGTAACTTTCATCCATGATAAAAATATCTTGCATGGTATTAAGTTGtcatgtgtgtttctctgtgcaaCAATAACTGGGGTTATGTATATTCCTAGGAAGCTCAGAGACCATGGTCCTTTTCCCTACGCATGGAGATATGCTAGAATTTCTTCTACAAAATGGAGAAATACAGGAGAAAGATGGACTCGGTGCCACATGGTATCATTCTGCGAACAGCAAAGCTGAAATGAACAAAGCCCTGCAGAGTAAAGAAAGAAAATAGCTTTTAATGCCTATTCTGTTGTCACAAGTATGGTGCTATAATATTTTTGTGTGACTAGTGAGGACTTTTAACTTAGGGGCAACTTGAGATCACATAGCTTCTtataattaaaagcaaaatgtctAGACTCATTCTTACACAAGCTAGTATTATGGCTCATAAAAACGTAAGTATCACACGTATATTTGTCATGATAATCAAATCCATTCCTCAGGTGGAGTCATGATTCTTGAAGCTGATGTGAACATACAAGGACACAACACAATCAATGAAACCAATATTCCAATCATGGCTCATCCACCAGATATTTACAGTGACAACACTTTGGAAGAATGGCTTGATGCTGTACTCAAATCTAAGAAAGGTGAAGAATCACTAATGATTGTGAACCATAGTGTTATCACACCAGCAACATTTGTTGCAAGCAActgttgctttttttttttctataaatAGGAATCAAACTAGATTTTAAAAGTCTTCAAGCTCTGGAACCCTCACTTGATCTCCTGAGGAAAAAGAA contains these protein-coding regions:
- the lrrc53 gene encoding uncharacterized protein lrrc53 isoform X1, translating into MRRVLLTLVVSVTQIQLCLSCPASCAVCSEDAIICNNLSRIVDASNSTKALILTDGLIETVDSAVFSGSSSMSVLVLSKNVIFTIMSNAFQNLSVLTTLLLDHNRITSQSLDKSTFSWLSKLETLQLGNNALKTIDGLWFQNSKALKALFLEGNLLTSLTPGTFASSDLRNLETLGLSDNLITYVGLDSFHNLPRLRSLDLSRNRLQNAPNAFSYLSWLTLLNLDLNRWNCTCELRELVSFLSGFIQSPGKVLHNGQRMACETSENPAVQMVLELTEANCAPANKNTSRKVAVKGSITTEHYIRDVAISASCSFLGGAAIVLGVLALVYRKLNKRFTLWKVKKGTECQSVQASTQWDYSEDKEALSMCYALHNSNYKDHQPWDRDTSYEISPRTMNSQFICHNCCSGDLGTGYEEGRWRKQTLLQRSNQMGIQLNRKDDWSAHAKSDQWKDTAGKLRFKDVRLQRFTEQGDSTTYHFQTQENDPRHGVSQDPSTMRIQQSALRRHISVTQRQTFTPKEEMHNNMEVHGNQINKHPLFNHQLEQYSTLPVYQTINCLHCHQTYEYRQAENKDQNIIFRNHKEGMLPRGDQMSEAILYKSPLNSNIGEGEVREQRNVTFALPGPMNDGLTVPSKALDRSYRINSTKPSKKVRKKCRSRQGKAPDRVNGKNHKPRSQFNRTLKVKLNLNPLRKGLVHPKSSSGLRNYETDAVKKDKLAKRKVKKVGNSQSEQKSEKDKKSKKSTHDGNNLRTSESSEQLQENNEVSSSNPENNSDNNKENSNDHCEIAVNGTTFPGDANTAPTSQQDGVDFSTTPITSGPTVVQEYLSSGDGSPKRRIRLIIPEKTSSRPQTALEKKIR
- the lrrc53 gene encoding uncharacterized protein lrrc53 isoform X2, giving the protein MSVLVLSKNVIFTIMSNAFQNLSVLTTLLLDHNRITSQSLDKSTFSWLSKLETLQLGNNALKTIDGLWFQNSKALKALFLEGNLLTSLTPGTFASSDLRNLETLGLSDNLITYVGLDSFHNLPRLRSLDLSRNRLQNAPNAFSYLSWLTLLNLDLNRWNCTCELRELVSFLSGFIQSPGKVLHNGQRMACETSENPAVQMVLELTEANCAPANKNTSRKVAVKGSITTEHYIRDVAISASCSFLGGAAIVLGVLALVYRKLNKRFTLWKVKKGTECQSVQASTQWDYSEDKEALSMCYALHNSNYKDHQPWDRDTSYEISPRTMNSQFICHNCCSGDLGTGYEEGRWRKQTLLQRSNQMGIQLNRKDDWSAHAKSDQWKDTAGKLRFKDVRLQRFTEQGDSTTYHFQTQENDPRHGVSQDPSTMRIQQSALRRHISVTQRQTFTPKEEMHNNMEVHGNQINKHPLFNHQLEQYSTLPVYQTINCLHCHQTYEYRQAENKDQNIIFRNHKEGMLPRGDQMSEAILYKSPLNSNIGEGEVREQRNVTFALPGPMNDGLTVPSKALDRSYRINSTKPSKKVRKKCRSRQGKAPDRVNGKNHKPRSQFNRTLKVKLNLNPLRKGLVHPKSSSGLRNYETDAVKKDKLAKRKVKKVGNSQSEQKSEKDKKSKKSTHDGNNLRTSESSEQLQENNEVSSSNPENNSDNNKENSNDHCEIAVNGTTFPGDANTAPTSQQDGVDFSTTPITSGPTVVQEYLSSGDGSPKRRIRLIIPEKTSSRPQTALEKKIR